The Corynebacterium tuberculostearicum genome window below encodes:
- a CDS encoding branched-chain amino acid transporter permease: protein MPAGITLASIAAVLVPVGLITVVLRQLPFSFVKWMKDSQFFSLLGMMMPVGVMTILVVYTVHGQSSAPGGIWAALLGVVVTFLLHLWKRESALSIFGGTAFYMLLVNVVL, encoded by the coding sequence ATGCCCGCTGGAATCACCCTTGCTTCCATCGCGGCCGTCCTAGTTCCCGTCGGCCTCATTACCGTTGTACTACGCCAACTTCCTTTCTCCTTTGTGAAATGGATGAAGGATAGTCAGTTCTTTTCCTTGCTCGGCATGATGATGCCTGTCGGAGTGATGACCATCTTGGTGGTGTATACCGTCCACGGGCAGTCCAGCGCCCCCGGTGGCATCTGGGCGGCTCTCCTCGGAGTGGTGGTCACTTTCCTGCTGCATCTGTGGAAGCGGGAGTCTGCGCTGTCCATCTTCGGCGGAACCGCCTTCTATATGCTCCTCGTCAACGTAGTCTTGTAG
- a CDS encoding bile acid:sodium symporter family protein produces MLQRLKKPDPLIVLIILAVIIAIIAPARGNFADIVGQLTNVAIALLFFLYGARLSTQEALNGLKHWRLHLTILAFTFVVYPLIGIALRPLTAVISHDMYLGILFLTLVPSTVQSSVAFTSIAKGNVAGAIVSASASNLVGVIITPLLVMFLMGTGGGVHIDTSVFGEIALLLLAPFVLGQLTRRWVGKVAQSKATKVVDRGSIAMVVYSAFSKGVVDGIWSSISLWDLAFLVVFAAIFVAFMLWLTRKASQKMGFNRADTIAIEFCGSKKSLATGLPMASVIFASGGASLGLLILPLMIYHQVQLMMCSWLAARYAQHPST; encoded by the coding sequence ATGCTGCAGCGTTTGAAAAAGCCCGACCCGCTTATTGTCCTCATTATCCTGGCGGTCATCATTGCGATAATCGCACCAGCCCGCGGGAACTTTGCCGACATTGTCGGCCAATTAACAAACGTGGCCATCGCGCTACTCTTCTTCTTGTATGGCGCGAGGCTTTCCACTCAAGAAGCCCTCAACGGGCTCAAGCACTGGCGGCTACACCTCACAATTCTCGCTTTCACCTTTGTGGTTTACCCGCTTATAGGCATAGCTCTGCGCCCACTCACCGCTGTCATATCGCACGACATGTACCTGGGCATCTTATTCCTCACGCTGGTTCCATCCACGGTGCAGTCGTCGGTTGCCTTCACCTCAATCGCGAAGGGAAACGTGGCGGGCGCAATCGTATCGGCTTCTGCCTCAAACTTAGTGGGAGTGATCATCACTCCATTGCTCGTCATGTTCCTCATGGGAACTGGGGGAGGAGTTCACATCGATACGTCAGTATTCGGCGAAATCGCCCTTCTATTGTTAGCGCCATTTGTTTTAGGTCAGCTTACTCGGCGCTGGGTAGGCAAGGTTGCACAAAGCAAGGCCACTAAAGTCGTGGACCGCGGCTCAATCGCGATGGTGGTGTATTCCGCTTTTTCTAAGGGTGTGGTGGACGGAATTTGGTCCTCTATTTCTCTGTGGGACCTGGCGTTCCTGGTCGTCTTCGCCGCAATCTTCGTTGCCTTCATGCTGTGGCTCACCAGAAAGGCGAGCCAAAAGATGGGATTCAACCGCGCCGATACCATCGCTATCGAGTTCTGTGGATCGAAAAAATCATTGGCCACGGGACTCCCCATGGCCTCGGTTATCTTTGCTTCTGGCGGCGCGTCTCTTGGTCTACTGATCCTCCCGTTGATGATTTACCACCAGGTTCAGTTGATGATGTGTTCGTGGCTAGCGGCTCGTTACGCGCAGCACCCCAGCACGTAA
- a CDS encoding Rieske (2Fe-2S) protein: MIKCSRRMFLLGTATTFAGAYAAACGSSPSAEIAATEIPIGSAKIVDGVIFTQPKEGEFKAYSQTCPHQHNPITEIDGMTATCTAHNTSYNLSDGSVISGPGRDPLEEYEVKQDGSNVTTA, encoded by the coding sequence ATGATTAAGTGCTCTCGTCGAATGTTCTTGCTTGGAACCGCCACCACATTTGCAGGCGCCTACGCCGCGGCCTGTGGCTCCTCTCCGTCCGCAGAAATTGCGGCGACCGAGATTCCGATTGGCTCCGCGAAGATTGTTGATGGCGTGATCTTCACCCAGCCCAAGGAAGGCGAGTTTAAGGCCTACTCCCAAACCTGTCCCCACCAGCACAATCCAATCACCGAGATCGATGGCATGACGGCCACCTGCACGGCGCACAACACCTCCTACAATCTCAGCGATGGAAGCGTAATCTCCGGCCCGGGGCGCGATCCATTGGAAGAATACGAAGTTAAACAAGACGGCTCTAACGTCACCACGGCCTAA
- a CDS encoding SdpI family protein, translated as MIAVGIIFLILAVFLIVVGALASTKRLPGNSYIGLRLQEIRKSREAWDNAHRVAGPFWILSGVCLVFGGIVALRAEGWMWLIPVLTFVAAVLALSIGSNLGSRAAFLYEQAHADEEGCGESCNCGSDGCGGEEVTAASAPQVDVDALRHAARESDR; from the coding sequence ATGATCGCTGTGGGAATCATCTTTTTAATCCTCGCCGTCTTTCTTATCGTCGTGGGAGCCTTGGCCTCAACCAAGCGCCTACCTGGAAACAGCTATATCGGCTTGCGCCTACAGGAAATTCGCAAGTCTCGTGAAGCATGGGACAATGCCCATCGCGTCGCCGGCCCATTCTGGATACTCAGCGGCGTCTGCCTAGTTTTTGGCGGCATCGTCGCGCTCCGCGCTGAGGGCTGGATGTGGCTCATCCCGGTTCTTACTTTTGTGGCCGCTGTTCTAGCCCTCTCCATCGGTTCTAACCTCGGCTCACGTGCCGCGTTCCTCTACGAACAAGCACACGCGGATGAGGAGGGTTGCGGAGAATCCTGTAATTGTGGTTCCGACGGTTGCGGTGGGGAAGAGGTCACCGCAGCATCCGCTCCCCAAGTTGATGTAGACGCGCTCCGTCACGCCGCTCGCGAATCCGACAGGTAG
- a CDS encoding dicarboxylate/amino acid:cation symporter: MNFKKLSESLLFRIIVAIILGVVVSQFAPEWFGRVFATFNGLFSNFLNFFIPVLIFALIAPSIAGLGRGAGKWLGITAGIAYGSTIVAGLLAYVLAHWLYPTILSGQDLITNVSDIDEGALTPYFEVEMAPPFEVMTALLLSFCIGVAMTTVKSDTLYAVTKELESVVVKVIWGFVVPILPFYIFGMFLGLGMNGNLGSVLSAFAKVLILAVVMTLVYLVLQYIIAGAITGKNPFKALRNMVPAYFTALGTSSSAATIPVSMESTLKNGISKPVASFVIPLCATIHLSGSMIKLTLYAFAIVYMANLDISTSTGLGFIFLLGIMMIAAPGVPGGAVMVAAGLLADMMGFDDGMVALMIAAYIAIDSVGTAANVTGDGAIAMIVDKFAGSKKDHTEEESAEATA, translated from the coding sequence ATGAATTTCAAGAAACTCTCGGAATCTCTGTTGTTCCGCATCATCGTCGCCATCATCCTTGGCGTGGTGGTGAGCCAATTCGCGCCAGAATGGTTTGGCCGCGTATTCGCCACCTTCAATGGACTCTTTAGTAACTTCCTCAATTTCTTTATTCCGGTCCTCATCTTCGCGCTTATCGCCCCGTCGATTGCTGGTCTGGGACGAGGGGCCGGAAAATGGTTGGGTATTACTGCAGGCATTGCCTACGGCTCAACGATTGTTGCGGGTCTTCTTGCCTACGTACTTGCGCACTGGCTCTACCCCACCATACTCAGTGGTCAGGATCTGATTACAAATGTCTCCGATATTGATGAGGGGGCACTCACTCCGTACTTCGAGGTGGAAATGGCGCCGCCTTTTGAGGTTATGACGGCTCTCTTGTTGTCATTCTGCATCGGTGTAGCGATGACTACAGTGAAGTCCGATACCTTGTATGCGGTCACAAAGGAATTGGAGAGCGTAGTAGTCAAGGTCATTTGGGGCTTTGTAGTGCCAATTCTGCCCTTCTATATCTTCGGCATGTTCTTGGGCTTGGGCATGAATGGCAATTTGGGCTCAGTACTCTCGGCCTTCGCGAAGGTCCTGATCCTGGCGGTTGTCATGACTCTGGTTTACCTGGTGCTCCAGTACATCATCGCTGGTGCCATCACCGGTAAGAATCCTTTCAAGGCATTGCGCAATATGGTGCCGGCATATTTCACCGCACTGGGAACCTCTTCTTCTGCCGCCACCATCCCGGTGTCTATGGAGTCCACCTTGAAGAATGGCATTTCGAAGCCGGTGGCAAGCTTCGTTATCCCACTGTGTGCGACCATTCACCTCTCTGGTTCCATGATTAAGCTGACGCTCTATGCCTTTGCGATTGTGTACATGGCGAACCTGGATATTAGTACGAGCACCGGCCTTGGTTTCATCTTCCTGTTGGGAATCATGATGATTGCGGCACCAGGTGTGCCTGGCGGCGCGGTTATGGTCGCAGCTGGACTACTGGCGGATATGATGGGCTTTGACGATGGCATGGTGGCGCTGATGATCGCGGCCTACATCGCCATTGACTCGGTCGGCACGGCTGCCAACGTTACTGGCGACGGCGCTATCGCGATGATCGTGGATAAGTTCGCGGGCTCCAAGAAGGACCACACCGAAGAGGAATCTGCAGAAGCAACCGCGTAG
- the trpA gene encoding tryptophan synthase subunit alpha, translating into MSTRYEDLFRSLRNRGEGAFVPFLMLGDPTPEYTLAIVRTVVAAGADALELGVPFSDPVADGPTIQASHLRAIDGGATVDSALEQVRTIRAEFPELPIGMLIYGNVAFTRGFDRFYAEFAEAGADSILLPDVPVREGAPFITAAEKAGIDPIFIAPARATAHTLEGVAQSSRGYIYAVSRDGVTGAEKQSETIGLEEVVANIKKFDGPPVLLGFGISEPEHVRDAVAAGAAGAITGSAITKIIDRHVSRETDAEGRPVEGTPGRISDERALHKELAEYVARMKAATQE; encoded by the coding sequence ATGAGCACCCGATACGAAGACCTATTCCGCTCACTGCGCAACAGGGGAGAGGGCGCTTTCGTCCCGTTCCTTATGTTGGGCGATCCCACGCCGGAGTACACGCTGGCCATCGTGCGAACGGTCGTCGCGGCCGGAGCCGATGCATTGGAGCTCGGTGTTCCATTTTCTGACCCAGTGGCCGACGGCCCCACCATTCAGGCCTCCCACCTTCGCGCGATCGATGGCGGCGCCACCGTAGATTCCGCCTTGGAACAGGTGCGAACAATACGCGCGGAATTTCCCGAGCTTCCCATCGGCATGCTCATCTACGGCAATGTGGCGTTCACTCGCGGTTTCGACCGGTTCTACGCCGAGTTTGCAGAAGCGGGTGCGGACAGCATCTTGCTTCCCGACGTCCCCGTGCGCGAAGGCGCTCCATTTATCACCGCAGCAGAAAAAGCCGGTATTGACCCAATCTTTATCGCCCCGGCCCGCGCGACTGCGCACACCCTCGAGGGCGTCGCTCAAAGCTCACGCGGCTACATCTACGCAGTATCGAGAGATGGAGTTACCGGTGCCGAAAAGCAATCAGAAACAATTGGCCTCGAAGAAGTCGTCGCTAACATCAAGAAGTTTGACGGACCTCCGGTACTGCTCGGATTCGGCATTTCCGAGCCTGAACACGTGCGCGATGCCGTAGCCGCTGGGGCAGCGGGGGCCATTACAGGATCCGCAATCACCAAGATTATCGATCGCCACGTTTCACGTGAAACAGACGCGGAAGGCAGGCCAGTGGAAGGAACTCCAGGCCGCATTTCCGACGAGAGAGCATTGCATAAGGAACTCGCCGAGTATGTAGCTCGCATGAAGGCAGCGACTCAAGAGTAG
- the trpB gene encoding tryptophan synthase subunit beta, with protein sequence MTVSRETLLPAYFGEFGGQFVPESLIPALDQLEEAFVDAQNDPAFRKELSTLLRDYLGRPTPIAEARNLGGKARIFLKREDLVHGGAHKTNQVLGQALLAKRMGKTRIIAETGAGQHGTATALACALLDLECVIYMGAKDVARQQPNVFRMELMGAKVVAVDTGSGTLKDAVNEALRDWTATFHESHYLLGTAAGPHPFPTIVREFHKVISEEAKAQMLERTGGLPDVVVACVGGGSNAIGMFADFIEEEEVELVGAEPGGEGLDSGKHGATINNGTVGILHGARSYLMRNADGQVEESYSISAGLDYPGVGPQHAHLHASGRAQYVGITDAEALEAFQLLSTKEGIIPALESSHALAYALKRKDEDINILVSLSGRGDKDIDHVRHTLENHPEFKLQEKN encoded by the coding sequence ATGACAGTTTCACGTGAAACGCTCCTTCCGGCATACTTTGGCGAATTCGGCGGACAGTTCGTCCCCGAATCCCTCATCCCGGCGCTCGACCAACTTGAGGAGGCCTTTGTCGACGCACAAAACGACCCCGCATTTCGCAAAGAGCTAAGCACACTTTTGCGTGACTATCTCGGCCGGCCCACGCCAATTGCAGAGGCGAGGAACCTCGGGGGTAAAGCGCGCATTTTCCTCAAGCGGGAAGACCTCGTTCACGGTGGAGCACACAAGACGAACCAGGTCCTTGGTCAGGCACTGCTAGCAAAGCGGATGGGGAAGACACGCATTATTGCGGAGACCGGAGCGGGCCAGCACGGCACCGCTACTGCACTTGCGTGCGCATTGCTGGATCTCGAGTGTGTGATCTACATGGGTGCGAAAGATGTGGCCCGACAGCAGCCAAATGTATTCCGTATGGAGCTGATGGGAGCGAAGGTCGTCGCCGTCGACACCGGATCCGGAACTCTTAAGGACGCGGTGAATGAAGCCCTCCGTGATTGGACCGCCACCTTCCATGAATCCCACTATCTCCTCGGTACCGCGGCCGGGCCGCATCCATTCCCAACCATCGTCCGAGAATTCCACAAGGTCATCTCCGAAGAGGCTAAAGCGCAAATGCTTGAGCGGACCGGTGGGCTACCAGATGTAGTCGTGGCTTGCGTCGGCGGCGGCTCCAATGCAATCGGTATGTTTGCAGACTTTATTGAGGAAGAGGAAGTGGAACTCGTCGGCGCCGAACCTGGCGGCGAAGGCCTAGACTCCGGCAAGCACGGTGCCACCATCAACAACGGTACGGTTGGCATCCTCCACGGCGCGCGCAGCTACCTCATGCGCAACGCGGACGGCCAAGTGGAAGAATCCTATTCTATTTCCGCCGGACTCGACTACCCAGGTGTAGGACCACAGCACGCGCACTTACACGCCAGCGGCCGCGCACAATATGTCGGCATTACTGACGCCGAAGCACTCGAAGCATTCCAGCTTCTTTCCACTAAGGAAGGCATCATTCCCGCTCTCGAATCCTCTCACGCGTTGGCCTACGCCTTGAAGCGGAAGGATGAGGACATCAACATCTTGGTCTCCCTTTCCGGCCGCGGCGATAAGGATATCGACCACGTTCGCCACACCCTTGAGAACCACCCAGAATTTAAGCTCCAGGAGAAGAACTAA